One stretch of Nicotiana tabacum cultivar K326 chromosome 18, ASM71507v2, whole genome shotgun sequence DNA includes these proteins:
- the LOC107801031 gene encoding mitogen-activated protein kinase kinase kinase 17-like gives MEWKKISVLGAGSYGKVYYAVKIDSFLFRASVAVVKCADLWRSISLQREAHILETLRGSPNVVQFFGADVSIENNIPTYNLFLEYACGGSLHDLINSKRGKMSEVEIGFYAYQLLKVLELQPLKMATFLETSKHRIKVLHLGSHDLYIVLIH, from the exons ATGGAGTGGAAAAAGATTTCCGTTCTTGGTGCGGGCTCTTATGGAAAAGTGTATTATGCAGTGAAAATTGATTCGTTTTTGTTTCGTGCTTCAGTTGCTGTTGTAAAATGTGCAGATCTTTGGCGTTCAATTTCACTCCAGAGAGAAGCACATATCTTGGAAACTCTAAGAGGTAGTCCTAACGTGGTTCAATTCTTTGGGGCAGACGTGAGTATCGAGAACAATATTCCAACTTATAATCTGTTTCTTGAATATGCATGTGGTGGATCACTACACGATTTGATCAATTCGAAGAGAGGAAAGATGTCAGAAGTGGAAATAGGTTTCTATGCATATCAACTCTTAAAAG ttcttgaacttcaaccgttgAAGATGGCAACTTTCTTGGAAACTTCAAAACATCGAATAAAGGTTCTTCATCTTGGGTCTCATGATCTTTAcattgtgttgattcattag
- the LOC107781337 gene encoding uncharacterized protein LOC107781337 has product MSTISLRGILEANKLPAKDVPDENDDDATKIYQKYLEECLTTKCIILASMNSELQRKHQDMDPTAIIEHLKKMFGTQSRTARYQLSKALFGSKLTGNFPVGPYVNCMIDLIEELEKLGCKLGKELSQDLILQSLSESFSQFVINFNMNKMDCDLHEMLNMLIDYENQLASGKKKGTVMLVGNSSKKKGKSKIKPKKKPIAPKGSVTKPKGKRGKANQSDAECFHCKKIGHWKRNCRSILQL; this is encoded by the exons atgtctaCTATATCACTACGTGGAATACTTGAGGccaacaagttg cctgcCAAGGATGTCCCAGATGAGAATGATGATGATGCCACCAAGATTTATCAGAAATACTTGGAAGAATGTCTTACTACCAAATgcatcattctcgcttctatgaaTTCTGAACTACAGAGGAAACATCAGGATATGGATCCAACTGCAATCATTGAACATCTTAAGAAGATGTTTGGTACACAAAGCAGGACAGCTAGATACCAGCTATCTAAGGCTTTATTTGGATCCAAATTAACTGGAAACTTTCCAGTTGGACCCTATGTCAATTGTATGATTGATCTTATTGAAGAACTTGAGAAATTGGGGTGCAAACTGGGTAAAGAGCTTTctcaagatttgatcttgcagtcaCTATCAGAATCCTTTTCACAATTTGTTATTAATTTCAATATGAATAAAATGGATTGTGATCTTCATGAGATGCTCAACATGCTGATTGATTATGAGAATCAACTTGCATCTGGGAAGAAGAAAGGAACCGTCATGTTGGTTGGAAACTCTTCTAAGAAGAAGGGTAAGAGTAAAATTAAACCCAAGAAGAAACCTATTGCGCCTAAGGGTAGTGTGACCAAACCCAAAGGCAAAAGAGGCAAAGCCAACCAATCTGACGCTGAGTGTTTCCACTGTAAGAAGATAGgacattggaagagaaactgccggagtatcttgcaactctaa